In Streptomyces sp. Li-HN-5-11, the sequence TCCGCCAGCCGTCGCCGTCCCGCCAGACGTACGGGTCGCGGTACATGGTGCAGCCCTCGGGCCAGGCGGGGATAACCGTTTCTCCACGCTGGCTGAAGGTCTGGCCGCCGTCGCGGGAGACCGCACAGGTGACGGGCTGGTGCTGGAACGAGCGGGCCTCGCGGTGCGCGGAGTAGAAGGCGACGATGCGGTCGCCGTCGGAGACGGCGTTTCCGGAGAAGCAGCCGTCGGAATCCACGCCACCGGGCGTCGGCGACAGGGCGATCGGCAGTGGCTCCCAGGTCAGCAGGTCGGGGCTGCGGAAGTGGCCCCAGTGCACGTTCGCGTGTGTCGCGCCGTACGGGTTGTACTGGTAGGAGACGTGGTAGTGGACGTCGTGGAAGACCAGCCCGTTGGGGTCGTTGACCCAGTTGCGGGGCGGGCGCAGGTGCGCCACGGGGAAGTGCGCATCGCGGGGCGTGGTGGACACACGCGTGCCTTTCGGTGGTTCAGAGGGGCCCGCCCAGCCGGGTCAGGGATCGGCTGGGCGGGGGCTTCGAGGGGGCCTCCGCGCGGCCTGCGCGTGGCCTGCGCGTGGCCTGCGCGTGGCCTGCGAACGGCGTTCAGGCCCGGATGCGGAACCCCGCGCTGAGCTGTCGCTCCCGCCGTGAGCTGGGACCGACACGGAGCATGAACTCGCCCGGTTCGACCACGCGACGGTTGTCGGCGGTGACGAGGGAGCAGTGCGCGGCAGGGATGCTGATGCCGACGTCCAGGGTTTCGCCGGGAGGGACCTCGGCCTGGGTGAACGCCTTCAGCTCCTGCTTGGCCCAAGTGACGCTGGTGGTCAGGTCGCTGACGTACGCCTGGACCGTCTCCAGAGCGGGGCGGCTGCCGCTGTTCGTGAGCCGCACCGTGGCGTGGACCGTGCCGTCGGCGCTGACCTCCTCCTCGTGCACGGCGAGGTCGGAGTAGGTGACGGTGGTGTAGCTCAGGCCCTCGCCGAACGCGAACAGGGGGTCCTGGGTGAGGTCCGCGTAGCGGTCCCCGTGCTGACCCCGCACCTGGTTGTAGTAGACCGGCTGCTGTCCGACGTGGCGTGCGAAGGAGACCGGGAGCCGGCCGCCGGGTTCGATCAGCCCGAGGAGGAGTTCGGCGACGGCACGGCCGCCGCGCATGCCCGGGTTGAACGCCTCGATGAGCGCTGCCGCGTTCAGTGCCGAGTCGGGGAGGGTGCTCGGCTTGGACTGCAGCAATACGACGATCATGGGCGTGCCGGTGGCGGCGACCGCGTCCAGCAGCGCGATCTGGCCTCCCTGGAGGTCGAGGGTGGCGGTGGAGCGCACCTCGCCCGTGAGGGCGATGGTGTCCCCCACGACCACGACGGCGTAGTCCGCGGCCTCGGCAGCGGCGGTGGCCTCCCGAAGCTGTGCCTCGTCGACCGGGGCGGGGAGGAACACGGGCGGCTGCGGCTGGCCGTCGGGCCCGGCGACCCACTGGTCGGGGTCGAAGGCGGGGCTTTCGATGTCTGCTCCGCGGGCGTGTGTGACGGTCCAGTCGGCGGGGGCGACGGCGCGCAGGCCGTCGAGCACCGTCTCCACCAACTCACGTGGATGTCCTTCGGACATCCACGGCACCTGGCCGGTGGCACCCGCCCAGTCGCCGAGCATGGCCTCCGTGCTGTCGGCGTTGGGGCCGATGACCGCGATCGTGCGGGGCGTGCCCCGGCCCGCGGCGCGGCCGGTTCCGTCCGCGGTCAGGCCGCCTTCGAGCGGCAGGATCCCCTCGTTGCGCAGCAGTACGAGGGAACGCCGGGCGGTCTCGAGGTTGAGGTCGGCGTGTTCGCGGCAGCCGATCACCTGTGCCTGCCGCTCGGGGTCGGGGGCACGGGGGTCCTCGAAGAGCCCGAGTTCGAACTTCAGCCGCAGCACCCGCCGTACCGCGTCGTCGATCTGCTTCTCCTCGACCAGGCCGCGCGCGACCGCCTCCTGGGCGCCCTCGAAGAACGCCGGCGTGGCCATGATCAGGTCGTTCCCGGAGTTGACCGCGACCGCCGCCGCCTCGGCGTAGTCGGCGCAGGTCCGCTGGTCGTAGACCATCCGGCCGACGTTGTCCCAGTCGGTGACCAGTGTGCCGGTGAAGCCCCACTCGCCCTTGAGCACGTCGTTGATCAGCCACTCGTTGGCGGTGATGGGCACCCCGTCGATCGACTGGTAGCCCAGCATGAAGGCGCGGCAGCCGGCCCGGGCCGCCCGCTCGAACGGGGGGAGGAACCATGAGCGCAGCTTGCGCGGGCTGAGATCAGCTTCGCTTGCGTCGCGTCCGCCGAGGGTCTCGGAGTAGCCCGCGAAGTGCTTGGCGTACGCCAGCACGGCGGTCGGGTCGCCGAGGCCCTCACCCTGGTAGCCGCGCACCATCGCGGCCCCCAGCTCGCCGATCAGGTACGGGTCTTCTCCGAACGTCTCGTTGATACGGCCCCAGCGCAGGTCCCGGGTGATGCACAGCACCGGGGAGAACGTCCCGTGGATCCCGGTCGTCGAGATCTCGATCGCGGACGCACGGGCGACCCGGTAAATCAGGGAGGGATCCCAGGTGCAGGCCATGCCGAGCTGGGTGGGGAAGATGGTCGCGCCCGGCCAGAAGGAATGGCCGTGGATGCAGTCGTCGGCGGTCAGCAGCGGAATGCCGAGCCGTGTCCGCCGGGCCCGTTCCATGGCCTCCGGCATCCGCTCGGGCATCACGTGCAGGACCGACCCGGCCAGCTTGGCCGACACGATGTCCTCGAGGTCCCCGTGCTGGGCGTCGAGCATCAGCAACTGCCCGACCTTCTCCGCCAGGGTCATCCGGGACAGCAGGTCCTCGGTTCTCGCTTCCACGGAGGCGTCCGGATCCAGGTACACAGCAGCGCGGACCGGCTGTCCCACTGTGGTCTCCAAGTCATGAGTCGTTGCAGGTCAGGTGGTTGATGGAGGGGGCAACGGAGGTCACTTCAGGCCCGTGGTGGCGATGCCGGCGACGAACTGGCGCTGGAAGCGGAGGAAGACGAGCATCACGGGCAGAAGGACGACGACGGCGCCGGCGAGGAGGATGCCGTAGCGGGTGAAGGACTGGCCGCTGCTGGCCAGGGCGAGGCCGACCGGCAGCGTGTACTGGTCCTGGTTCTGGGCCACGACCAGGGGCCACAGGAAGCTGTTCCAGGAGCCGAGGAAGGTGATGATCCCCAGCGTGGCGAGGGCGGGCCTGGTCAGCGGGAGGATGATCCGCCAGAAGATGGCCAGTTCGCGGCAGCCGTCGACGCGGGCGGCGTCGATGAGTTCGTCGGGCAGCGTGGAGATGAACTGCCGCATCAGGAACACCCCGAACGGGCCGGCCAGGAACGGCAGGATCAGCCCGATCAGCGAGCCGGTCAGCTCCATGTTGGCCACCAGCACGTACAGCGGTACGAAGGTGACCAGGGCGGGCACCATGAGGGTGCCGATGACCAGGCTGAACACGACGCGCCGGCCGCGGAAGTCCAGCTTGGCCAGGGCGTAGCCGAGCATCGAGCAGAAGAGCAGGTTGCCCGCGGTGATGGCCAGGGACACGATCACCGAATTCGCGAACATGCTCGTGAAGTCGAGGCTGCGGAACAGCTCGCTGTAGTTGGCGGTCGTGGGTGCGGTGGGGATCAGAACGGGTGGCAGTCTGCGGATGTCGGCCTCGGGCTTGAAGGAGCCGGACAGCATCCACAGGAAGGGCGCGATCATCAGCAGGAGGCAGCCGGTGAGCGGCAGATACAGCCAGGGGTTGCCCCAGTTCTGCCGGACGCGGCGGCGCCGCAGGATCCGGTTGTCAGTGTCCGCGTGTTCGGTGCCAGGGTGCGTGAGGGTGCTCATAGGATCAGTCCTTGTCTCGCAGTACCCGGAACTGCAGAACGGTCAGCGCGACGATGAGGACGAAGACGACGTAGCCGGCGGCCGACGCCATGTCGTAGTTGCCGTTGCCGAACTGGTTGTAGCTGTACAAGGTGGCCGACAGGGTCGAGTCCAGCGGCCCGCCGTTGGTCATCACGAACGGCTCGTCGAAGAACTGCAGATAGTTGATGCCGGTGGTGACGGCGGTGAGCAGCAGGGCGGGGCGCAGGAGGGGGAAGGTGACCCGCCAGAAGCGTTGCCAGGCTCCGGCGCCGTCGAGTTCGGCCGCTTCCATGAGGGACTGGGGTACGGACTGCAGACCCGCCAGCATGATGATCATGACGGTGCCGAGGTTGCGCCACACGGCCATCACGATCATGACGGGAAGCGCGAACCGGGTGTCCGCCAGCCAGGCCGGGCCGTTGATCCCGAACCAGGCCAGGACGGTGTTCACCAGCCCCGCGCGCGGGTCCAGGAGCGTCTTCCAGATCACGGCGACGGCCACCACGCTGGTGATCACCGGCAGGTAGAAGCCGACCCGGAAGACCGCCCGGAAGCGGCGGATGCCCCGGTCGAGGGCGACCGCCGCGGCGAGCCCCGCGGCCAGCGTCAGGGGCAGGCCGACCAGCACGAACACGCCGGTGTTGCGCAGGGCGTGGACGAACTGCTCGTCCTCGAAGAGCCGTACGTAGTTGTCGAAGCCGATGAACGACACGTTCAGCGGAGTGCGCAGGTCGGCGCTCTCGGTGTCGGTCATGCTCATCAGCAGCGACCAGACCACCGGCAACACCATGAAGGCCGCGAACAGAGCGAGAAAGGGCACCCCGAGGATCCAGGCGGCCCGGGCCTGCGCCCGCGCCGTGCGGCGGACCGCGGAGTGCCGACGGCCGGCACTCCCGTCCGGCCGCCCGGTACTCAGCTCATGGACGTCGCCCCGGCCGGGGAGCGTTTTCGTGGACATGGATGTCATCCGTCCGTAAGAAGGCTGTCAGAGGACTGCACACGGGCCGGTGCTCAGCGGCCGGTGCCGATGCTGGTGGCCTTGGACTGCAGTGTCTGCTGCACCTGGGCGACGGTGGCCTTGCCGAGGGACAGCTTCTCCAGCTCGGAGTCGATGGCGTCGGCGATCTGCTGCCAGGTCGTGATGGCGGGCGGCGCCTTGCTGACCTTCAGCTGCTCCTCGAACGCCTTCTTGGTCTCGTCCTCGGTCAGCCTCCCCTCCGACCAGGCGGCGGGCGACGGGGGCAGCTGGCCGGTGGCCTTGCCGTAGGCGGCGAGGTTGGCGGGCTCGGTGAGGAACTGGGCGAACTTCCATGCGGCCTTGGAGTTCTTGGCGCCCTTGAACACCGCGAGGTCGCTGCCGCCGGCGAACCCGGCGGGCTGCTTGCTGTACGGCACCGGCATGGTCTTCCACTTGCCGTCCAGCTGCGGGGAGTCCTTGTGGAAGGCGCCGCCGGCCCAGGCAGCCTCCTGGTAGACGGCGATCAGCCCGTCCTGGAAGCCCTGGACGTTGTCCTCCTTGTCGGTCGGCGCCAGGTGCTGCTGGGGGACGCTCGCGTAGTACTCCAGCGCCTTGGCGACCTCCGGGGTGTCGAAGGTGAACTTCTTGGTCTTGGCGTCGTAGATGTCACCGCCCTGCTGCCAGACCATCGGCACCCAGAAGAGCCAGGAGTTGAAGCCGATCAGCCATCCGCTGGCGTAGCGCAGTTTGGGGTTCTGCTTGCCGGCGGTCGCCTGGATGGCCTTGAGGTCCTTTATGTAGCCGTCCCGGTCACTGGCCAGGGGGCCCTTGATGCCGGCCTTCTCGGTGAGATCGGTCCGGTAGTAGACCGCCGAGGTGTCGGCGACGAACGGCACGCCGTAGGAGGTGTTCTTGTACTTGGTGGTGCCCCACTGGCCGGCGTAGAAGTCCGACGACTTGAACGACGTCGGGGTGGCCTGGAAGGCGTTCATGGAGGCCATCTCGGCCATCCAGGTCGAGCCGACCACGGACATGTCCGGTGTGTTGCCGCCGGCGATCGCGGTGGTCAGCTTGTCGTGGGCGGAGGCCCAGGGAATCGGGGTGATCTGGACCTTGACGCCGGGGTTGTGCTGCTCGAACTTCTTGGCCAGGCTCAGCAGGGCCGGGTCGGTGTCACCCATGGACCACATGACGACCTTGCCCGTGGCCTTGCCACTGCCGATCGTCGTGGGTGCGTCCTTACCGGGCCCGGAGTCGGCACTGCGGCCGCAGCCGGTGGCCACCAGGGCGGCCGTGACGGTGATGCACAGGGCCTGGACGGTTCTGACGGTGTGACGAGTAGACGTACGCATGGGGCGGCTCCTTGCCGTTGAGCGAAAAAGGGCGCGGGGGGCGGCGAAGAGGTGAAAGCGGGCAGGCACCCGGACGGACCGGCCCGTGAGGTGAGTTCGTCGGCAGCGGCATCGGCCGTCAGCCGCGGGTCACGGCTGGAACGTCCGACCCGGAACGGGCAGCGTCCGGGCGGCGTGTGCCCGGCGTGCCGTTCGTGTGCCGGATCAGGAAGGCACCGAGGGAAACAGCACCTCGGCGGTGACGCGTGAACACGGTTTTGCGTGGAGGGTGGTGAAGTCGGCCGGCAGGCGAACAGGCCGGTCAGGGGCGCTGCGTGGAGCGGCTTCAGGTGGAGCTGGACCTACCTGCCAGCGCGAGCGCCGGTTGGGTCAGTTCATTGGGCGGACGGGGTCCGTCCCCGCCTGCGGGGCTGGGCAGGAGCGGCGGAGACGGACAGTTGGTGAGACGCCGACGCCGTACACATCTGGATGACGCAGCGTCAGTGCGAGCCCGGCTGTAACGTCGAGCCACGGATCACGAGGCTGGTGGGAACGATGCAAGAGGGAGCGGCCTCCGGCGATCCGCGCACGTGGTCCAGCAGCAACCGCGCCGCCGCCTCACCCATCTCCCGCATCGGCTGGCGGATGGTCGTCAGGGCCGGGTAGGTGTACGACGCCATCTCAAGGTCGTCGAAACCCACCACTGCGACATCCTGCGGAACCCACAGACCGGCCTCGTGCAGTGCGGCCAGCACGCCGGCCGCCGAGGGGTCGTTGTGTGCGAAGACCGCGTCGAACTCCACGCCGTCCGCGCGAGCGCGCGCCACCGCGCTACGGCAGCGTTCGAAGTCGAAGTCGCCGGGGATGATGCTGCGTTGGCCGATCTCGATCCCGGCTTCGGCGTAGACGTCGACGAAGCCGTCCAGCCGTTCCCGAGTACAGCCGAACGTCTCGGGTCCGGTCAGCACCAAGGGGCGACGGCGGCCGATTTCCAGCAGGTGCCGGGCGGCCTGCTCACCCCCCTGCCGGTTGGTGGTGGCCACGTAGGGGAAACCGGGCCGCTGGAAGCGATCATCGATCAGTACGACCGGCAGCCCCGCTTCATGCAGCTCCGTGATGTACCCCATGGCACCTTCGGGCTCTATCACCAGCAGACCGTCGAACGACTTGGCGGCGACCTGCAGACCCAGCCTGCGCAGTGACTCCTCACCGCGGTTCCAGGTCAGCATGCGCAGCCCGAAGCCCTCGGACTCCAGCGTTTCGACGACCGCCTGCACGATGCCGGCCCAGGCCCAGGCCATGTCCGGGACCAGCATGCCGATCATCTGTGTGGTGCCGCGTGCGAGCCCGACTGCTCCGGCGCTGGGCACATAGCCGAGCTCCGATATCGCCTTGCGGACCTTCAGGACGGTGTTCTCGTTGATCTCGCCTTTGCCGTTCAGCACTCGCGAGACCGTCGTCTTGCTGACGCCGGCCCGTGAGGCCACGTCGGCGATGGTGACTCCCATGCCACCTCCTCTCACTCCACGCAGAGGCGGAAGACGTACTCCCGCACTGAAGGGCCGATCGTACAGAGCTCGGTGAACCGGTACCGGCAGCGGTTCCGGAACCGGTTTCGGTACCGGTTCCGGCAGTGAAGCACCGAGAAGCCCGACCCGTCAACACACCGGAAACAACTCGTTCACGGGGAAGTAGGGGGAGTCGTCAGATGCCCTCGGGAGCCGGGAGTTCGCCGGAGCCGCGGGCGAGGTAGCGGGTGGGCAGCACGCAGTGGCGGGCTGGTCCGGCCTCACCCTCGAGGCGGTCGAAGAGCAGGGTCGCGGCCTCCCTGCCGATGGCGGCGTGGTCCTGGGCGATCACCGAGATGCCGGGTTCGAGCAGGTCGGCGAGGGGCAGGTCGTCGAAGCCGATCAGCGCCACGCGGCTCTGCAGCTGAAGCTCCTGCAGGGTCATACGGGCCCCGATGGTCAGGAGGTTCTGGCCGGAGACGAGTGCGGTGGGCGCGTGGGCGAGGGCCAGGAGCTCGCGGGTGGCCTCCTGGGCGGCTTCCGGGCCGTGCAGCCCACGCCGCACGAGGGAGGGGTGCAGGACGCATCCCACCTCGGCGAGCCCCTCCACGAAGCCGGCGTAGCGCTCTTCGGCGGTCCAGATCGAGCGGAGGTCCCCCAGGAAGGCGATGCGCTGGTGACCTGCCTCGTGCAGTCGCTTCACCGTCGCCCGCACGCCCGCGCGGTTGTCCACCGTCACGGTGTCGACCTGCGGCGCTGTGGTGCGGCGGTCCATGCAGACGACGGGTGTGCCGGCGCGGCGGGCCGCGTCGAGGTCGGTGTCGGTCTGTCCGGTGGGCACCACGATGAGGCCGTCGACCCGGCGGGCGGTGAAGGTCTTCAGCAGGCCGCGTTCCCGGACCGGGTCCTCGTCGGTGGACCCGGCCAGGACCAGCAGGCCCTGCTCGGCGGCGGCATCCTCCACCGCGCGGTGCAGCGCGGCGGAGAAGGGGTTGGCCGCGTCCTCCAGGACCAGGCCGAGGGTGTGGGTGCGGCGGTCCGCCCGGCGCAGGCTGCTGGCCGTCAGGTCGTGGCGGTAGCCGAGCAGCTCCGCGGCGCGCGTCACGCGTTCCGCCAGGTCAGGCGTGACGGGCTTGCCGTTGACGACCCGCGAGACGGTGGCGATCCCCACCCCGGCCATGGTCGCGACGTCGCGCATGGTCGCCGGTCGCCGACCTGTGTCGTTCTGCTCGCTGGGCAACGCTTTCTCCCGGATCGATGGCACCGTGCAGCCACCTCGATCCTCGCATTCGGGAGTTTTCCTGCACAGGGTCTGGACTTCGGCGACACGGTGGCCGTACGTTCTGCGAAACGTTTCCAGCCCGTGCTGGAGCTGCCGGTGCCGTGCTGCCCCCACAGCCGGGCTCGCCCGTGGCCTTGGACGAGGTCACGGCCAGCCGCCGCCCGTCCCGCACCCGACACGCGTCAAGCGCCACTCGTCACGCGTCAGTCCCTACGGCTGAGCCGAAGCCGCACGCCTGCAAGGAGAGCCATGTCCAGAACCACTCGTCCGCGCCGCAGACTCCTGGCCGCGCTGGCCGTCCTGTCCGGCCTCGGCCTGGTCGCCGCCTCTCCCGCCACGGCCGCCACGCTCTACCACGAGCAGTACCGCCCACAGTTCCACTTCACCCCGGCCCAGAACTGGATGAACGACCCCAACGGCCTCATCCACTACAAGGGCCAGTACCACCTGTTCTTCCAGTACAACCCGTCCGGGAACACCTGGGGCAACATGTCCTGGGGCCACGCCGTCAGCACCGACCTCGTCCACTGGAAGCAACTCCCGCTGGCCGTCCCCCAGGACGACGAGGAAATGATCTTCTCCGGCAGCGTGGTACTGGACAGGAACAACAGCACCGGCTTCGGGACCAAGAAGAACCCTCCGCTCGTCGCGATCTATACCAGCGCGCAGAAGGCTTCCGGCAAGCAGCAGCAGGCCCTTGCCTACAGCACCGACGGCGGCACCACCTGGACCAAGTACTACGACAACCCGGTGCTCGACATCGGCTCGAACAACTTCCGCGACCCCAAGGTCTTCTGGTACGCACCCACGCAGCGCTGGCTGATGGCAGTCTCCCTCGCCGACCAGCACAAGATCTCCTTCTACAGCTCGGCCGACCTCAAGCACTGGACCCACCAGAGCGACTTCGGCCCGGCGGGCGCCACCGGCGGGGTGTGGGAGTGCCCGGACCTGTTCCCGCTCCCCGTGGACGGCGACCCGAAGAAGACCAAGTGGGTGCTGGCCGTCAACCTCAACCCCGGCGGCATCGCGGGCGGCTCCGGCGCCCAGTACTTCGTCGGCGACTTCGACGGCAAGAAGTTCACCTCCGACGACTCCGGCACGTACACCCCGCCAAGCGGCACCGTCATGCAGGACTTCGAGTCCGGCTCGTTCGGCGACTGGACGGCCACCGGGAACGCGTTCGGCACCGCGCCGGCGACCGGGCCGGTGAACGGCCAGCAGACGGTCACCGGCTTCGAGGGCAAGGACTTCGCCAACAGCTTCCACGGTGGCGACGCATCCACCGGCGCGCTGACCTCGCCCGCCTTCACCGTGACCAGCAACTACATCAACTTCAAGGTCGGCGGCGGAAACCACCCCTACCAGCCGGGCTCCGTCCTGGGCGACCAGCCGGCCCCGACCGGCGAAGTCCTCGCCGACTTCGAGGGCAGCACCTACTCCAGCCACATCGGCGACTGGACCACCACCGGTGACGCCTTCGGCACCGGGCCGGCCCAGGGCACCCTCCCCAACCAGCAGCAGGTCACCGGTTACCTCGGCCACGGGCTGGTCAACACGTTCCTCAACGGCGACGCGAGCACCGGCACGCTGACCTCCCCGACGTTCACCATCGACAAGAAGTACCTGGACTTCCTCATCGGCGGCGGCTACCACCCGGCGAGCTCCGACGCCCCTACCGCGGTGGAGCTCATCGTGGACGGCAAGGTGGTGCGCTCCGCCACCGG encodes:
- a CDS encoding glycoside hydrolase family 3 N-terminal domain-containing protein, translated to MGQPVRAAVYLDPDASVEARTEDLLSRMTLAEKVGQLLMLDAQHGDLEDIVSAKLAGSVLHVMPERMPEAMERARRTRLGIPLLTADDCIHGHSFWPGATIFPTQLGMACTWDPSLIYRVARASAIEISTTGIHGTFSPVLCITRDLRWGRINETFGEDPYLIGELGAAMVRGYQGEGLGDPTAVLAYAKHFAGYSETLGGRDASEADLSPRKLRSWFLPPFERAARAGCRAFMLGYQSIDGVPITANEWLINDVLKGEWGFTGTLVTDWDNVGRMVYDQRTCADYAEAAAVAVNSGNDLIMATPAFFEGAQEAVARGLVEEKQIDDAVRRVLRLKFELGLFEDPRAPDPERQAQVIGCREHADLNLETARRSLVLLRNEGILPLEGGLTADGTGRAAGRGTPRTIAVIGPNADSTEAMLGDWAGATGQVPWMSEGHPRELVETVLDGLRAVAPADWTVTHARGADIESPAFDPDQWVAGPDGQPQPPVFLPAPVDEAQLREATAAAEAADYAVVVVGDTIALTGEVRSTATLDLQGGQIALLDAVAATGTPMIVVLLQSKPSTLPDSALNAAALIEAFNPGMRGGRAVAELLLGLIEPGGRLPVSFARHVGQQPVYYNQVRGQHGDRYADLTQDPLFAFGEGLSYTTVTYSDLAVHEEEVSADGTVHATVRLTNSGSRPALETVQAYVSDLTTSVTWAKQELKAFTQAEVPPGETLDVGISIPAAHCSLVTADNRRVVEPGEFMLRVGPSSRRERQLSAGFRIRA
- a CDS encoding carbohydrate ABC transporter permease; the protein is MSTLTHPGTEHADTDNRILRRRRVRQNWGNPWLYLPLTGCLLLMIAPFLWMLSGSFKPEADIRRLPPVLIPTAPTTANYSELFRSLDFTSMFANSVIVSLAITAGNLLFCSMLGYALAKLDFRGRRVVFSLVIGTLMVPALVTFVPLYVLVANMELTGSLIGLILPFLAGPFGVFLMRQFISTLPDELIDAARVDGCRELAIFWRIILPLTRPALATLGIITFLGSWNSFLWPLVVAQNQDQYTLPVGLALASSGQSFTRYGILLAGAVVVLLPVMLVFLRFQRQFVAGIATTGLK
- a CDS encoding carbohydrate ABC transporter permease, translated to MTSMSTKTLPGRGDVHELSTGRPDGSAGRRHSAVRRTARAQARAAWILGVPFLALFAAFMVLPVVWSLLMSMTDTESADLRTPLNVSFIGFDNYVRLFEDEQFVHALRNTGVFVLVGLPLTLAAGLAAAVALDRGIRRFRAVFRVGFYLPVITSVVAVAVIWKTLLDPRAGLVNTVLAWFGINGPAWLADTRFALPVMIVMAVWRNLGTVMIIMLAGLQSVPQSLMEAAELDGAGAWQRFWRVTFPLLRPALLLTAVTTGINYLQFFDEPFVMTNGGPLDSTLSATLYSYNQFGNGNYDMASAAGYVVFVLIVALTVLQFRVLRDKD
- a CDS encoding extracellular solute-binding protein yields the protein MRTSTRHTVRTVQALCITVTAALVATGCGRSADSGPGKDAPTTIGSGKATGKVVMWSMGDTDPALLSLAKKFEQHNPGVKVQITPIPWASAHDKLTTAIAGGNTPDMSVVGSTWMAEMASMNAFQATPTSFKSSDFYAGQWGTTKYKNTSYGVPFVADTSAVYYRTDLTEKAGIKGPLASDRDGYIKDLKAIQATAGKQNPKLRYASGWLIGFNSWLFWVPMVWQQGGDIYDAKTKKFTFDTPEVAKALEYYASVPQQHLAPTDKEDNVQGFQDGLIAVYQEAAWAGGAFHKDSPQLDGKWKTMPVPYSKQPAGFAGGSDLAVFKGAKNSKAAWKFAQFLTEPANLAAYGKATGQLPPSPAAWSEGRLTEDETKKAFEEQLKVSKAPPAITTWQQIADAIDSELEKLSLGKATVAQVQQTLQSKATSIGTGR
- a CDS encoding LacI family DNA-binding transcriptional regulator, giving the protein MGVTIADVASRAGVSKTTVSRVLNGKGEINENTVLKVRKAISELGYVPSAGAVGLARGTTQMIGMLVPDMAWAWAGIVQAVVETLESEGFGLRMLTWNRGEESLRRLGLQVAAKSFDGLLVIEPEGAMGYITELHEAGLPVVLIDDRFQRPGFPYVATTNRQGGEQAARHLLEIGRRRPLVLTGPETFGCTRERLDGFVDVYAEAGIEIGQRSIIPGDFDFERCRSAVARARADGVEFDAVFAHNDPSAAGVLAALHEAGLWVPQDVAVVGFDDLEMASYTYPALTTIRQPMREMGEAAARLLLDHVRGSPEAAPSCIVPTSLVIRGSTLQPGSH
- a CDS encoding LacI family DNA-binding transcriptional regulator; this encodes MPSEQNDTGRRPATMRDVATMAGVGIATVSRVVNGKPVTPDLAERVTRAAELLGYRHDLTASSLRRADRRTHTLGLVLEDAANPFSAALHRAVEDAAAEQGLLVLAGSTDEDPVRERGLLKTFTARRVDGLIVVPTGQTDTDLDAARRAGTPVVCMDRRTTAPQVDTVTVDNRAGVRATVKRLHEAGHQRIAFLGDLRSIWTAEERYAGFVEGLAEVGCVLHPSLVRRGLHGPEAAQEATRELLALAHAPTALVSGQNLLTIGARMTLQELQLQSRVALIGFDDLPLADLLEPGISVIAQDHAAIGREAATLLFDRLEGEAGPARHCVLPTRYLARGSGELPAPEGI
- a CDS encoding GH32 C-terminal domain-containing protein, giving the protein MSRTTRPRRRLLAALAVLSGLGLVAASPATAATLYHEQYRPQFHFTPAQNWMNDPNGLIHYKGQYHLFFQYNPSGNTWGNMSWGHAVSTDLVHWKQLPLAVPQDDEEMIFSGSVVLDRNNSTGFGTKKNPPLVAIYTSAQKASGKQQQALAYSTDGGTTWTKYYDNPVLDIGSNNFRDPKVFWYAPTQRWLMAVSLADQHKISFYSSADLKHWTHQSDFGPAGATGGVWECPDLFPLPVDGDPKKTKWVLAVNLNPGGIAGGSGAQYFVGDFDGKKFTSDDSGTYTPPSGTVMQDFESGSFGDWTATGNAFGTAPATGPVNGQQTVTGFEGKDFANSFHGGDASTGALTSPAFTVTSNYINFKVGGGNHPYQPGSVLGDQPAPTGEVLADFEGSTYSSHIGDWTTTGDAFGTGPAQGTLPNQQQVTGYLGHGLVNTFLNGDASTGTLTSPTFTIDKKYLDFLIGGGYHPASSDAPTAVELIVDGKVVRSATGSNGEALNWASWDLSDLQGKQAQIKVLDDSTGGWGHLNLDQIVLSDTQAKPPSIQTGVNLLVDGKVVQSATGADSENLDWASFNTMAYKGKKAQIQIVDANSGGWGHVLADQFTAADKPALNATQRAHWLDYGADFYAANTWNDAPGGRRVMIAWMNNWNYGQAIPTSPWRSADSFPRQLSLQTVNGKVQLIQQPVRELTTLRGTGTRVPSKRVANTTTPLAVHGSSQELQADLAAGTAGRFGLDVRTGGGQRTRIGYDTATGEVYIDRTASGATDFDPTFSGVQRAPLALDGGRLSLHVLVDASSVEVYAQNTRGEQVVLTDQVFPDPSSTGIDAFAEGGTATLNHLQAWQLKSIWP